One window from the genome of Haladaptatus paucihalophilus DX253 encodes:
- a CDS encoding zinc ribbon domain-containing protein, giving the protein MDPDTRDTSGCPKCGHTEVTTDSISTTGGGLSKMFDIQTKSFTVVSCSNCGYSELYKDVRNRGSDIVDVFLG; this is encoded by the coding sequence ATGGACCCCGATACACGCGATACCTCCGGCTGCCCGAAATGCGGTCACACGGAAGTAACCACGGACTCCATCTCGACCACCGGCGGCGGACTCAGCAAGATGTTCGACATCCAAACGAAGAGCTTCACCGTGGTCTCCTGCTCCAACTGCGGTTACTCCGAACTGTACAAAGACGTCCGCAACCGCGGCAGCGACATCGTGGACGTCTTCTTGGGTTGA
- a CDS encoding M20 family metallopeptidase encodes MTDFDPISFLETAVRTPSHESVDAMRTLLVETLESAGVETTIDAAGNVLAERVGDENGPHVVLNTHIDTVPPHVPFSRDSVGDGDDDRIRGRGSCDAKGPLAALLDAFFAFEPKRGRVTLAVTPDEETDSTGAAALDFLARDEEDGTELHPDAVIVGEPTDLDVCNAARGRFQGTVTVRGENAHAAHPEAGVNAIRGLVPVLSALSTFDSDREHPELGAPTLTPTTVEGGTATNQIPADCSFVIDRRSVPPEGAEEFRRSLEAHLRDAVDAVEVDVSLAERDTPFLEAFETPADSELVRTLSDESGGEVRPFGAATEASYFARVAPTVVFGPGVLSDDEGAVAHGPREYVDVADVRAAADAVRGTLLALVE; translated from the coding sequence GTGACGGACTTCGACCCGATTTCGTTCCTCGAAACCGCCGTTCGGACGCCATCACACGAATCGGTCGATGCGATGCGAACCCTGCTCGTCGAAACCCTCGAATCGGCGGGCGTCGAGACGACCATCGACGCCGCGGGGAACGTCCTCGCGGAGCGCGTCGGCGACGAAAACGGCCCGCACGTCGTCCTGAACACCCACATCGACACCGTGCCGCCCCACGTTCCGTTTTCCCGCGATAGCGTCGGAGACGGTGACGACGACCGGATTCGTGGCCGCGGCTCCTGTGACGCGAAGGGACCGCTCGCGGCGCTCCTCGATGCGTTTTTCGCGTTCGAACCGAAGCGAGGGCGGGTAACGCTCGCCGTGACGCCGGACGAGGAAACCGACTCGACGGGTGCGGCCGCCCTCGACTTCCTCGCTCGGGACGAGGAGGACGGGACCGAACTCCATCCCGACGCCGTAATCGTCGGCGAACCGACCGACCTCGACGTGTGCAACGCCGCGCGAGGGCGTTTTCAGGGAACGGTAACCGTTCGGGGGGAGAACGCACACGCCGCGCACCCCGAAGCGGGCGTCAACGCGATACGCGGGTTGGTCCCCGTCCTGTCGGCGCTCTCCACGTTCGATTCGGACAGGGAACATCCCGAACTGGGCGCGCCGACGCTCACGCCGACGACGGTCGAGGGGGGAACCGCCACGAACCAGATTCCCGCCGACTGCTCGTTCGTCATCGACCGGCGGAGCGTTCCGCCGGAAGGTGCCGAGGAGTTCCGCCGCTCCCTCGAAGCCCATCTCCGGGACGCCGTGGATGCGGTCGAGGTGGACGTTTCCCTCGCTGAACGCGACACGCCGTTTCTCGAAGCCTTCGAGACGCCCGCCGACTCGGAACTGGTGCGAACGCTCTCCGACGAGAGCGGCGGCGAGGTACGTCCGTTCGGCGCGGCGACCGAGGCGTCCTATTTCGCACGCGTCGCTCCGACCGTCGTGTTCGGGCCGGGCGTGCTGTCCGACGACGAGGGCGCGGTGGCACACGGGCCGCGGGAGTACGTCGATGTCGCCGACGTCCGAGCGGCCGCGGATGCGGTACGGGGAACTCTTCTGGCGCTCGTTGAATGA
- a CDS encoding DUF2127 domain-containing protein, translating to MATNRSAYGRKSQSAPLGIKIICVLGALGALGSFLRGLGVLFSSPIGLIVGAIVIVFAVAKLAVVWGLWTLKSWAWTLTIIVYGLSLLMDVFRFFTGHLAAFFGIVVGGLLLAYVYSKRDYYK from the coding sequence ATGGCTACAAACCGTTCCGCATACGGACGGAAATCCCAGTCCGCCCCGCTCGGTATCAAGATAATCTGCGTCCTCGGTGCGCTCGGTGCGCTCGGAAGCTTCCTTCGCGGTCTCGGGGTGCTGTTTTCGTCCCCCATCGGCCTCATCGTCGGTGCCATCGTCATCGTCTTCGCAGTCGCCAAACTCGCCGTCGTCTGGGGTCTGTGGACGCTCAAGTCGTGGGCCTGGACGCTCACGATAATCGTGTACGGGTTGAGCCTGCTGATGGACGTGTTCCGATTCTTCACGGGGCATCTCGCCGCCTTCTTCGGCATCGTCGTCGGCGGGTTACTGTTGGCCTACGTCTACAGCAAGCGCGATTATTACAAATAA
- the purH gene encoding bifunctional phosphoribosylaminoimidazolecarboxamide formyltransferase/IMP cyclohydrolase, translated as MTGIAGMAGNRGRNLMHIADLAPGGAELAVVLTNSADAPVLDEAEKRGIPTEVVEQGDDELRQDHERRVLDALADYEFDLVCLDGYMRILTDEFLDDAPTTLNVHPSLLPSFPGMDAWGDALDAGVSTTGCTVHVVTDATDDAGEVDHSKVDSGPIVTQEPVPVYDGDDEESLKERVLYQGEFKAYPRAVRWFAEGDAEVDFDANAVRVEADADDALPARKVETFDRAASLRYGENPHQDAALYADATCEEASVVHAEQLNEGAKALSYNNYNDADGALNLIKEFDRPAAAVIKHTNPAGCAVADSLAEAYERALSTDAKSAFGGIVALNRECDDATATQIVDSFKEVVVAPGYTDDALQTLCEKKNLRVLDVSDLGEITETHTEKDLVGGRLVQERDMQDPTREDLDVVTEREPTDEQLDSLLFAWQTIKHVKSNAILFATGTETVGVGAGQVSRVDAVQIAKMKADRDAEGKDADGAVMASDAFFPFPDAIEEAAEAGIEAVIQPGGSVNDDDVIEAANEHDMAMVFTGSRCFRHD; from the coding sequence ATGACAGGGATTGCGGGTATGGCCGGGAACCGTGGTCGAAACCTCATGCACATCGCGGACCTCGCGCCGGGCGGGGCGGAACTGGCGGTCGTCCTCACCAACAGCGCGGATGCGCCGGTGCTGGACGAAGCCGAAAAGCGCGGGATTCCCACGGAAGTCGTCGAACAGGGCGACGACGAATTGCGGCAGGACCACGAGCGCCGCGTCCTCGACGCGCTCGCGGACTACGAGTTCGACCTCGTGTGCCTCGACGGCTACATGCGAATCCTCACGGACGAGTTTTTGGACGACGCGCCGACGACGCTCAACGTCCACCCGTCCTTGCTCCCGTCGTTCCCCGGCATGGACGCGTGGGGCGACGCGCTGGACGCGGGAGTGAGCACGACCGGATGCACGGTTCACGTCGTCACCGACGCGACGGACGACGCGGGCGAGGTTGACCACTCCAAGGTCGATTCCGGTCCCATCGTCACGCAGGAACCGGTTCCGGTGTACGACGGCGACGACGAGGAGTCGCTGAAGGAGCGCGTCCTTTATCAAGGCGAGTTCAAGGCGTACCCCCGCGCGGTCCGCTGGTTCGCCGAGGGAGACGCCGAGGTCGATTTCGACGCGAACGCGGTCCGCGTCGAGGCGGACGCGGACGACGCGCTTCCCGCCCGGAAGGTCGAAACGTTCGACCGCGCCGCCAGCCTCCGATACGGGGAGAACCCGCATCAGGACGCCGCGCTCTACGCCGACGCGACGTGCGAGGAGGCCAGCGTGGTCCACGCGGAGCAGTTGAACGAGGGCGCGAAGGCGCTGTCGTACAACAACTACAACGACGCCGACGGCGCGCTGAACCTCATCAAGGAGTTCGACCGCCCCGCCGCCGCGGTCATCAAGCACACTAATCCCGCTGGCTGTGCCGTCGCCGACTCGCTCGCCGAGGCCTACGAGCGCGCCCTCTCGACGGACGCGAAGAGCGCGTTCGGCGGCATCGTCGCCCTCAACCGCGAGTGCGACGACGCCACCGCGACCCAAATCGTGGACTCGTTCAAGGAAGTCGTCGTCGCGCCGGGCTACACCGACGACGCGCTCCAAACCCTCTGCGAGAAGAAGAACCTCCGCGTGCTCGACGTCTCCGACCTCGGCGAAATCACGGAAACTCACACCGAGAAGGACCTCGTGGGCGGCCGACTCGTCCAGGAGCGCGACATGCAGGACCCGACCCGCGAGGACCTCGACGTCGTGACCGAGCGCGAACCGACCGACGAGCAACTCGACTCCCTGCTCTTCGCGTGGCAGACCATCAAACACGTCAAGTCCAACGCCATCCTGTTCGCCACGGGCACCGAGACGGTCGGCGTCGGCGCGGGACAGGTCAGCCGCGTGGACGCGGTGCAGATTGCAAAGATGAAGGCCGACCGCGATGCTGAAGGCAAGGACGCCGACGGCGCGGTCATGGCGAGCGACGCCTTCTTCCCGTTCCCGGACGCCATCGAGGAGGCCGCCGAAGCGGGTATCGAGGCCGTCATCCAACCCGGCGGGTCGGTGAACGACGACGACGTTATCGAGGCCGCGAACGAGCACGACATGGCGATGGTGTTCACCGGGAGTCGGTGCTTCCGGCACGATTGA
- a CDS encoding alpha/beta fold hydrolase, giving the protein MPYEQCNGADLYFEDEGSGTPLVFLPGVMTGVRFFTHQLGNLSDDYRTVALDYRGHGRSEKTETGHTVGQYASDLDAFLDRRDLDDAVLVGWSMGALVAWEYVGQFGTDRVRGFVDVDMSASAFQWDYYDHGRSDSARLTETLGFVQTDHAAFIEGLVEAAFAEPPCPETRALVFDEVSRTPPPIKSAILFDYTMRDYRDVLPDIETPTLVCAGADEKWRTVAAVRDVADRLPNAEFELFEESGHCITVEEPERFNRRLREFVESL; this is encoded by the coding sequence ATGCCGTACGAACAGTGCAACGGAGCCGACCTGTATTTCGAAGACGAGGGCTCGGGAACCCCGCTCGTCTTCCTCCCCGGCGTGATGACCGGTGTTCGGTTCTTTACGCACCAACTGGGGAACCTCTCGGACGACTACCGGACCGTCGCGCTCGATTACCGGGGGCACGGCCGCTCCGAGAAGACGGAAACCGGGCACACGGTGGGCCAGTACGCCAGCGACCTGGACGCCTTCCTCGACCGGCGGGACCTCGACGACGCGGTTCTCGTCGGGTGGTCGATGGGCGCGCTGGTCGCGTGGGAGTACGTCGGCCAGTTCGGGACCGACCGAGTTCGGGGCTTCGTGGACGTGGACATGTCCGCGTCGGCGTTCCAGTGGGACTACTACGACCACGGGAGAAGCGACTCGGCACGGCTCACAGAGACGCTCGGATTCGTCCAAACCGACCACGCCGCGTTCATCGAGGGACTCGTCGAAGCGGCGTTCGCGGAGCCGCCGTGCCCCGAAACGAGGGCGCTGGTCTTCGACGAGGTATCGCGCACGCCGCCGCCCATCAAGAGCGCGATTCTGTTCGATTACACGATGCGCGACTACCGCGACGTTCTCCCCGACATCGAGACCCCGACGCTCGTCTGCGCCGGTGCCGACGAAAAGTGGCGAACCGTCGCGGCCGTCCGGGACGTCGCGGACCGCCTCCCGAACGCCGAGTTCGAACTGTTCGAGGAGAGCGGCCACTGCATTACGGTGGAGGAACCCGAGCGGTTCAACCGCCGACTCCGGGAGTTCGTTGAATCCCTGTGA
- a CDS encoding zinc-ribbon domain-containing protein yields the protein MNFRAEHGVYLALAVVVGAFFVLFAFMGPVGWILDVLLVLAVLKLAGWSGLFDATPAERKRNCPECGARNTVNDAFCGYCGRSMADG from the coding sequence ATGAATTTCCGAGCGGAACACGGCGTCTACCTCGCGCTCGCAGTCGTCGTCGGAGCCTTCTTCGTCCTGTTCGCGTTCATGGGTCCCGTCGGGTGGATTCTCGACGTTCTCCTCGTCCTCGCCGTCCTCAAACTGGCCGGGTGGAGTGGCCTGTTCGACGCGACGCCGGCGGAGCGGAAACGCAACTGTCCGGAGTGCGGCGCACGGAACACCGTGAACGATGCGTTCTGTGGATACTGTGGTAGGTCGATGGCTGACGGGTAA
- the dapF gene encoding diaminopimelate epimerase, whose product MNLSFEKYHGTGNDFVIVNPDACVPHRSRFARRVCDRTDGIGADGVLFLALEPEFRPPRVIMTLVQPDGSTAEMCGNGARCAAVWAAERANADEVMIDTLAGTRHAKIHDGGATIEMGAPEFGPNDVPVAGDEPLIETRVGDYDVTAVNTGVPHAVAFVDDVTAVNLERDAPPIRHADVFPEGANVTFASPCDGGFDQRTFERGVEGETQSCGTGAVAIAAAARRLGLTDGENVSVSPPGGDLEVTVDDRNATLTGPVEREFGGDLRVSNAGRLDLEA is encoded by the coding sequence ATGAACCTCTCGTTCGAGAAGTACCACGGCACCGGGAACGATTTCGTCATCGTGAACCCGGACGCATGCGTTCCTCACCGCTCACGGTTCGCCCGCAGGGTCTGTGACAGGACCGACGGAATCGGTGCGGACGGCGTGCTCTTTCTGGCACTCGAACCCGAATTCCGCCCGCCGCGCGTCATCATGACGCTGGTGCAACCGGACGGGAGCACGGCCGAGATGTGCGGAAACGGTGCGCGCTGTGCCGCGGTCTGGGCCGCCGAGCGCGCGAACGCGGACGAGGTGATGATAGACACGCTCGCCGGAACCCGCCACGCGAAAATCCACGACGGCGGCGCGACCATCGAGATGGGTGCCCCCGAATTCGGGCCGAACGACGTCCCGGTCGCGGGGGACGAACCCCTCATCGAGACCCGCGTCGGCGATTACGACGTAACGGCGGTGAACACGGGCGTTCCGCACGCGGTCGCGTTCGTGGACGACGTGACGGCGGTGAACCTCGAACGGGACGCACCGCCGATTCGCCACGCTGACGTCTTCCCGGAGGGCGCGAACGTCACCTTCGCCTCGCCGTGCGACGGCGGGTTCGACCAGCGGACCTTCGAGCGCGGCGTCGAGGGCGAAACCCAGTCGTGTGGCACCGGCGCGGTCGCCATCGCGGCCGCCGCGCGCCGACTCGGACTCACGGACGGCGAGAACGTATCGGTGTCGCCGCCCGGCGGCGACCTCGAAGTCACGGTTGACGACCGAAACGCGACGCTCACCGGACCCGTCGAACGCGAGTTCGGCGGCGACCTCCGCGTCTCGAACGCCGGACGACTCGATTTAGAGGCGTGA
- a CDS encoding SRPBCC family protein, whose protein sequence is MSSTYERRRLVAPLIAIAALIYWFAVRPWHLRWGATDEESNGSLPGDGLLRDPESEVTHAVTIDAPVEEVWPWLVQIGQGRGGFYSYDWLENLVGADIHNADRILPAHQDLEVGDTVHLAPEDYSVQTPESAPEVAVLDPERAIVLQPPGESPRWTWAFVLRPLDDETTRFVARMRSHGKQDIAGRAADVLFWEPAHFVMERKMLLGVKERAESSKYGTRKNVNRA, encoded by the coding sequence ATGTCATCGACGTACGAGCGACGCCGACTGGTGGCACCGCTCATCGCAATCGCCGCGCTGATCTACTGGTTCGCCGTCCGACCGTGGCACCTCCGCTGGGGTGCGACCGACGAGGAATCGAACGGTTCCCTCCCCGGTGACGGTTTGCTTCGGGACCCCGAGTCCGAGGTCACTCACGCCGTCACCATCGACGCCCCCGTCGAGGAGGTGTGGCCGTGGCTCGTCCAAATCGGACAGGGGCGCGGCGGGTTCTACAGTTACGACTGGCTGGAAAACCTCGTCGGCGCGGACATCCACAACGCCGACCGAATCCTCCCGGCACATCAGGACCTCGAAGTCGGGGATACCGTCCACCTCGCGCCCGAGGACTACTCGGTGCAGACGCCCGAGTCCGCCCCCGAAGTCGCGGTGCTCGACCCCGAGCGGGCGATAGTGCTCCAACCGCCGGGGGAATCACCGCGGTGGACGTGGGCGTTCGTCCTCCGTCCGCTCGACGACGAGACGACGCGGTTCGTCGCTCGAATGCGCTCGCACGGAAAACAAGACATCGCCGGGAGAGCGGCCGACGTCCTGTTCTGGGAACCCGCCCACTTCGTCATGGAGCGCAAGATGCTACTCGGAGTGAAAGAGCGCGCCGAATCGTCGAAATACGGGACGCGGAAAAACGTGAATAGGGCGTGA
- the purB gene encoding adenylosuccinate lyase — MDSLYAVSPIDGRYAGRTAPLRDYASEAALMRARVRVEIEYLIALSDLDVTPFDIAADDRDELRAVYEEFDAEDAEIVKALETEGYEDYPATNHDVKAVEYFVRRSLPDDLDLGSWIHFALTSEDVNNLAHRLLAKPAVEEVLLPELAAVRDELADMAHEYRDVPMLARTHGQPATPTTFGKETAVYAARLGRAVGEIERAAESLSGKLAGASGTYAAHVAAYPDVDWRAFSREFVTDLGLSHTALATQVNPCDDLAELFDALRRANTILLDMDRDIWLYVSDRYLGQLTTESETGSSTMPHKVNPIDFENSEGNLSKANSDLTFLGDYITTSRLQRDLSDSTVKRNIGSAFAYCLLGYTKAQDGLGKVVPNEEVMREELESTPEIIGEAVQTILRREGHGDAYERVKALTRGKRVTLDDFRDLFDELDVDEDVREELHALTPTGYTGIAADLADDLD, encoded by the coding sequence ATGGATTCCCTTTACGCCGTCTCGCCGATAGACGGACGCTACGCCGGTCGAACCGCGCCGCTCCGCGACTACGCGAGCGAGGCCGCGCTCATGCGTGCTCGCGTGCGAGTCGAGATAGAGTATCTCATCGCGCTGTCCGACCTCGACGTGACGCCCTTCGACATCGCGGCGGACGACCGCGACGAACTCCGTGCCGTCTACGAGGAGTTCGACGCGGAGGACGCTGAAATCGTCAAGGCCCTCGAAACCGAGGGCTACGAGGACTACCCCGCGACGAACCACGACGTGAAGGCGGTCGAATACTTCGTCCGCCGCTCGCTCCCCGACGATTTGGACCTCGGGTCGTGGATTCACTTCGCGCTGACGAGCGAGGACGTGAACAACCTCGCCCACCGCCTGCTCGCCAAACCCGCCGTCGAGGAGGTTCTGCTCCCCGAACTCGCCGCCGTCCGCGACGAGTTGGCCGATATGGCCCACGAGTACCGCGACGTGCCGATGCTCGCCCGAACCCACGGTCAACCGGCCACGCCGACGACGTTCGGCAAGGAGACGGCCGTCTACGCCGCCCGCCTCGGACGAGCGGTCGGCGAAATCGAACGCGCCGCCGAATCGCTCTCGGGCAAACTCGCGGGCGCGAGCGGCACCTACGCGGCCCACGTCGCGGCGTATCCCGACGTGGACTGGCGGGCCTTTTCCCGCGAGTTCGTGACGGACCTCGGTCTCTCCCACACCGCCCTCGCCACGCAGGTCAACCCGTGTGACGACCTCGCGGAACTGTTCGACGCGCTCCGTCGGGCCAACACGATTCTCCTCGACATGGACCGGGACATCTGGCTCTACGTCAGCGACCGCTACCTCGGGCAACTCACCACCGAGAGCGAAACCGGCAGTTCCACCATGCCCCACAAGGTCAACCCCATCGACTTCGAGAACTCGGAGGGCAACCTCTCGAAGGCCAACTCCGACCTCACGTTCCTCGGCGACTACATCACCACCTCCCGACTCCAGCGCGACCTCTCCGATTCGACCGTCAAGCGGAACATCGGGTCGGCGTTCGCCTACTGCCTGCTCGGCTACACCAAAGCGCAGGACGGCCTCGGGAAGGTCGTTCCCAACGAGGAGGTCATGCGCGAGGAACTCGAATCCACGCCCGAAATCATCGGCGAAGCGGTCCAAACCATCCTCCGGCGCGAAGGCCACGGCGACGCCTACGAGCGCGTCAAAGCGCTCACCCGCGGGAAACGCGTCACGCTCGACGACTTCCGCGACCTCTTCGACGAACTCGACGTGGACGAGGACGTGCGCGAGGAACTGCACGCACTGACGCCCACCGGCTACACGGGCATCGCCGCCGACCTCGCGGACGACCTCGACTGA
- a CDS encoding SHOCT domain-containing protein, whose translation MSALSSTKVKTLFAGFVFSLVLLVGIAVVGVFGTLAALGGSAYANTPLVFAVFNAAFPYVVAFLLDAILATVLFVWMVSSAVRQASMPRSERLAGLARIAERLSPEARDVGLSERLGPTKEDRMDELKERYVADEIDEDEFERRMMRLMAENEDGGRASARRSYERTKREFEREF comes from the coding sequence ATGAGCGCGCTCTCCAGCACGAAGGTCAAGACGCTGTTCGCGGGGTTCGTGTTCTCGCTCGTCCTCCTCGTCGGAATCGCCGTCGTCGGCGTGTTCGGCACCCTCGCCGCCCTCGGGGGGTCGGCGTACGCGAACACGCCGCTCGTCTTCGCGGTGTTCAACGCCGCGTTCCCGTACGTCGTGGCGTTCCTGCTGGACGCCATACTCGCCACCGTGCTGTTCGTCTGGATGGTTTCGAGCGCGGTACGGCAGGCTTCGATGCCGCGAAGCGAACGGCTCGCCGGACTCGCTCGAATCGCCGAACGACTGTCCCCGGAGGCCCGCGACGTCGGACTCTCGGAACGCCTCGGACCGACGAAAGAGGACCGGATGGACGAGCTGAAAGAGCGATACGTCGCGGACGAAATCGACGAGGACGAGTTCGAACGTCGGATGATGCGGCTGATGGCCGAGAACGAGGACGGGGGTCGCGCTTCGGCCCGACGGAGCTACGAGCGGACGAAGCGCGAGTTCGAACGCGAGTTCTGA
- a CDS encoding DUF5518 domain-containing protein yields the protein MTDNNNLIHALIGAVVTLVVSFIPFSPVLGGGVAAYLGRTTPNEGLRVGAISGAIAAIPMAVVGLFVMSIISFGYMPGGFVALLFLLGMFAMLYTVGLSALGGYLGAYLADEF from the coding sequence ATGACAGACAATAATAACCTCATCCACGCGCTCATCGGCGCCGTCGTAACTCTCGTCGTGTCCTTCATCCCGTTTTCGCCCGTCCTCGGCGGGGGCGTCGCCGCCTATCTGGGGCGGACGACGCCCAACGAGGGACTTCGAGTCGGTGCCATCTCCGGTGCCATCGCCGCAATTCCCATGGCGGTCGTGGGGCTGTTCGTCATGAGCATCATCTCCTTCGGGTACATGCCCGGCGGATTCGTGGCGCTCCTCTTTCTCTTGGGCATGTTCGCCATGCTCTACACGGTCGGACTGAGCGCGCTGGGTGGGTACCTCGGCGCGTATCTCGCCGACGAGTTCTGA